A part of Podarcis muralis chromosome 13, rPodMur119.hap1.1, whole genome shotgun sequence genomic DNA contains:
- the SALL2 gene encoding sal-like protein 2 isoform X3, producing MSGSRAHGEQQQQPEEVAASGDGAAGAGGDCRMGEAAERTMYEWAEPCKGDTGDETAPLSCPACRTNFKDPSELSAHVDSCCSEQPTCSSAAAATAATGQDHSNLSSSSSSSSVEVRPESPQSMDVESGTLLSDPTQEAALPRPPPPPPPTLPASSASVPAGHLNIPLILEELRVLQQRQLHQMQMTEQICRQVLLLGSLGQVGSPTPSSEPAPGASLPPKPPLPVFSIKTEPGRTQASSSPEVPKPAFFHLYHPFPGGARVPKAEQLLAPAFPTATGILAAQCLGTARGLEQATSPGLLRQKNGGGVGGGGGGLESRLEEKPGGRHKCRFCGKVFGSDSALQIHLRSHTGERPYKCNICGNRFTTRGNLKVHFHRHREKYPHVQMNPHPVPEHLDYVLTTSGLPYGMSVPPEKAEPGEETTPPPTAERKALSATESLTLLSGASPSAAAQALPGFNKLVLMKAVEAKGKGDENTPPERETEGARLQLGKLVGSLPSWALLANHFKAGTAVGPFPYVLEASPSETSKLQQLVEKIDRQGSPSSSSCSVPVTAAQAVAGSSSSSSLPASSGPNQCVICLRVLSCPRALQLHYGQHGGERPFKCKVCGRAFSTRGNLRAHFVGHKTSSAARAQNSCPICQKKFTNAVSLQQHVRMHLGGQIPNGALLPETPTSEGATLGEGEKQQQPQQQAPPQDEELSEEEEEEPTDEDSLESGGEKAEGPSSPEQEAPGLTKEGGEAVQAEEEDGGTNAALPSGPGSPQRPMQEGEEKAEGEKAGGAMPQEQEEEQETGGEGPSEKQEGSQAKEGPTLVCGICKQAFPDRATLRKHALAAHHQVNLSGHVWSSNQARRGRRLPLEGPVPVLSGGQVKLQDFLGRDIPAQLVGVGPLSFWNQYTAFLSGGLPTKPAHGGGSGVASSSSSSASNTGTHGLFGSSVTPGKVAPSEAKEKPPVGSLLLLPPPPPAPAPEVIPENPGKGEK from the exons gaGATACTGGGGACGAGACAGCCCCCTTATCCTGCCCCGCCTGCCGTACCAACTTCAAGGATCCCTCCGAGTTGTCCGCTCACGTGGATTCCTGCTGCTCGGAGCAGCCCACCTGCTCCTCTGCGGCGGCAGCTACAGCCGCCACTGGTCAGGACCACTCCAAcctctcctcctcgtcctcctcttcCTCGGTGGAAGTCCGTCCCGAGAGCCCTCAGAGCATGGACGTCGAATCGGGGACGCTGCTGTCCGACCCAACCCAAGAAgcggcccttccccggccccctcccccgcctcccccaacactgcccgcctcctccgcctccgtcCCCGCCGGGCACCTCAACATCCCCCTCATCTTGGAGGAGCTCCGGGTCCTGCAGCAACGCCAGCTGCACCAAATGCAGATGACCGAGCAGATCTGCCGCCAGGTGCTGCTGCTGGGGTCCCTGGGGCAGGTGGGCTCCCCGACCCCTTCCTCCGAGCCGGCCCCGGGAGCGTCTCTTCCTCCCAAGCCCCCCTTGCCGGTCTTCTCCATCAAAACAGAGCCAGGGAGGACCCAGGCGTCCAGCTCCCCTGAGGTCCCCAAGCCTGCTTTCTTCCACCTCTACCACCCTTTCCCCGGAGGCGCCCGAGTGCCCAAGGCCGAGCAGCTCCTGGCTCCGGCCTTCCCCACAGCTACGGGCATCCTAGCCGCCCAGTGCTTGGGCACCGCCCGGGGTTTGGAGCAGGCGACGTCTCCGGGGCTCCTGCGGCAGAAGAACGGGGGAGGagtagggggaggaggaggagggttagAAAGCAGGCTGGAGGAGAAGCCCGGAGGGCGCCACAAATGCCGCTTCTGCGGCAAGGTCTTTGGCAGCGACAGCGCCCTGCAGATCCACCTGCGCTCCCATACGGGCGAGCGCCCTTACAAGTGCAACATCTGCGGCAACCGCTTCACCACCCGCGGCAACCTCAAGGTCCACTTCCACCGTCACCGGGAGAAATACCCCCACGTCCAGATGAACCCCCATCCCGTCCCCGAACACCTGGACTACGTCCTCACCACCTCGGGGCTACCTTACGGCATGTCGGTGCCCCCCGAGAAGGCCGAGCCCGGAGAGGAAACCACCCCTCCGCCCACCGCCGAACGCAAGGCCCTGAGCGCCACCGAGAGCCTCACCCTGCTGTCCGGGGCCTCGCCGTCGGCGGCAGCCCAGGCCTTGCCCGGCTTCAACAAGCTGGTTCTGATGAAGGCTGTGGAGGCGAAAGGGAAGGGGGACGAGAACACCCCGCCGGAAAGGGAGACGGAGGgtgcccggcttcagctggggaagcTGGTGGGATCGCTGCCCAGCTGGGCCTTGCTAGCCAATCACTTCAAGGCGGGCACAGCGGTGGGGCCTTTCCCCTACGTGCTGGAAGCGTCCCCCTCGGAGACTTCCAAGCTTCAGCAGCTGGTGGAGAAAATTGACCGCCAGGGGTCTCCGTCGTCATCTTCTTGCTCTGTTCCCGTCACGGCCGCCCAAGCTGTggctgggtcctcctcctcctcttccctgcctgCTTCTTCGGGGCCCAACCAGTGCGTGATCTGCTTGCGGGTCCTGAGCTGCCCTCGAGCCCTGCAGCTCCACTACGGGCAGCACGGAGGGGAGAGGCCTTTCAAGTGCAAGGTGTGCGGGCGGGCCTTCTCCACCCGGGGGAACCTGCGCGCTCACTTTGTGGGCCACAAAACCAGCTCGGCAGCCCGGGCCCAGAACTCTTGCCCCATCTGCCAGAAGAAGTTCACCAACGCCGTTAGCCTCCAGCAGCACGTCCGCATGCACCTGGGCGGGCAGATCCCCAATGGGGCGCTCCTCCCTGAGACCCCGACTTCGGAAGGGGCCAccttgggggaaggggagaagcagcagcaaccgcAGCAACAGGCCCCTCCGCAAGACGAGGAActgtcagaggaggaggaagaagaacccACCgacgaagactccctggaaagtgGAGGGGAGAAAGCCGAGGGGCCCTCCAGCCCGGAACAGGAAGCTCCGGGCCTCACCAAGGAAGGGGGAGAAGCGGTGCAGGCGGAAGAGGAAGACGGTGGCACCAATGCTGCCTTGCCATCGGGACCCGGAAGCCCTCAGCGGCCCATgcaggaaggggaagagaaggcggagggggaaaaggcaggagGGGCAATGCCGCaagaacaggaggaggaacagGAAACCGGCGGGGAAGGCCCATCGGAGAAGCAAGAGGGCAGTCAAGCCAAAGAGGGGCCGACGCTGGTTTGTGGGATTTGCAAGCAGGCCTTCCCCGACAGGGCCACATTGCGCAAGCATGCGCTGGCTGCCCACCACCAG GTTAATCTCAGCGGCCACGTGTGGAGCAGCAACCAGGCCCGCCGAGGGAGGCGCCTGCCCCTAGAAGGCCCCGTGCCTGTGCTGTCGGGGGGGCAGGTCAAGCTCCAGGACTTCCTGGGGCGCGACATCCCGGCCCAGCTCGTGGGGGTGGGACCCCTCTCTTTCTGGAACCAGTACACGGCCTTCCTTTCTGGAGGCCTCCCGACCAAGCCTGCTCATGGTGGGGGTAGTGGCGtcgcttcttcctcttcctcttcggcATCCAACACGGGCACCCACGGCCTCTTCGGATCCAGCGTCACCCCCGGGAAGGTGGCCCCCAGCGAGGCCAAGGAGAAGCCGCCGGTGGggtctctgctgctgcttccgccgccgcccccagccccagccccggaGGTCATCCCTGAGAACCCAGGGAAGGGGGAGAAGTAA
- the SALL2 gene encoding sal-like protein 2 isoform X2 gives MSRRKQRNPQQLISDCEGSTASENGDTGDETAPLSCPACRTNFKDPSELSAHVDSCCSEQPTCSSAAAATAATGQDHSNLSSSSSSSSVEVRPESPQSMDVESGTLLSDPTQEAALPRPPPPPPPTLPASSASVPAGHLNIPLILEELRVLQQRQLHQMQMTEQICRQVLLLGSLGQVGSPTPSSEPAPGASLPPKPPLPVFSIKTEPGRTQASSSPEVPKPAFFHLYHPFPGGARVPKAEQLLAPAFPTATGILAAQCLGTARGLEQATSPGLLRQKNGGGVGGGGGGLESRLEEKPGGRHKCRFCGKVFGSDSALQIHLRSHTGERPYKCNICGNRFTTRGNLKVHFHRHREKYPHVQMNPHPVPEHLDYVLTTSGLPYGMSVPPEKAEPGEETTPPPTAERKALSATESLTLLSGASPSAAAQALPGFNKLVLMKAVEAKGKGDENTPPERETEGARLQLGKLVGSLPSWALLANHFKAGTAVGPFPYVLEASPSETSKLQQLVEKIDRQGSPSSSSCSVPVTAAQAVAGSSSSSSLPASSGPNQCVICLRVLSCPRALQLHYGQHGGERPFKCKVCGRAFSTRGNLRAHFVGHKTSSAARAQNSCPICQKKFTNAVSLQQHVRMHLGGQIPNGALLPETPTSEGATLGEGEKQQQPQQQAPPQDEELSEEEEEEPTDEDSLESGGEKAEGPSSPEQEAPGLTKEGGEAVQAEEEDGGTNAALPSGPGSPQRPMQEGEEKAEGEKAGGAMPQEQEEEQETGGEGPSEKQEGSQAKEGPTLVCGICKQAFPDRATLRKHALAAHHQVNLSGHVWSSNQARRGRRLPLEGPVPVLSGGQVKLQDFLGRDIPAQLVGVGPLSFWNQYTAFLSGGLPTKPAHGGGSGVASSSSSSASNTGTHGLFGSSVTPGKVAPSEAKEKPPVGSLLLLPPPPPAPAPEVIPENPGKGEK, from the exons gaGATACTGGGGACGAGACAGCCCCCTTATCCTGCCCCGCCTGCCGTACCAACTTCAAGGATCCCTCCGAGTTGTCCGCTCACGTGGATTCCTGCTGCTCGGAGCAGCCCACCTGCTCCTCTGCGGCGGCAGCTACAGCCGCCACTGGTCAGGACCACTCCAAcctctcctcctcgtcctcctcttcCTCGGTGGAAGTCCGTCCCGAGAGCCCTCAGAGCATGGACGTCGAATCGGGGACGCTGCTGTCCGACCCAACCCAAGAAgcggcccttccccggccccctcccccgcctcccccaacactgcccgcctcctccgcctccgtcCCCGCCGGGCACCTCAACATCCCCCTCATCTTGGAGGAGCTCCGGGTCCTGCAGCAACGCCAGCTGCACCAAATGCAGATGACCGAGCAGATCTGCCGCCAGGTGCTGCTGCTGGGGTCCCTGGGGCAGGTGGGCTCCCCGACCCCTTCCTCCGAGCCGGCCCCGGGAGCGTCTCTTCCTCCCAAGCCCCCCTTGCCGGTCTTCTCCATCAAAACAGAGCCAGGGAGGACCCAGGCGTCCAGCTCCCCTGAGGTCCCCAAGCCTGCTTTCTTCCACCTCTACCACCCTTTCCCCGGAGGCGCCCGAGTGCCCAAGGCCGAGCAGCTCCTGGCTCCGGCCTTCCCCACAGCTACGGGCATCCTAGCCGCCCAGTGCTTGGGCACCGCCCGGGGTTTGGAGCAGGCGACGTCTCCGGGGCTCCTGCGGCAGAAGAACGGGGGAGGagtagggggaggaggaggagggttagAAAGCAGGCTGGAGGAGAAGCCCGGAGGGCGCCACAAATGCCGCTTCTGCGGCAAGGTCTTTGGCAGCGACAGCGCCCTGCAGATCCACCTGCGCTCCCATACGGGCGAGCGCCCTTACAAGTGCAACATCTGCGGCAACCGCTTCACCACCCGCGGCAACCTCAAGGTCCACTTCCACCGTCACCGGGAGAAATACCCCCACGTCCAGATGAACCCCCATCCCGTCCCCGAACACCTGGACTACGTCCTCACCACCTCGGGGCTACCTTACGGCATGTCGGTGCCCCCCGAGAAGGCCGAGCCCGGAGAGGAAACCACCCCTCCGCCCACCGCCGAACGCAAGGCCCTGAGCGCCACCGAGAGCCTCACCCTGCTGTCCGGGGCCTCGCCGTCGGCGGCAGCCCAGGCCTTGCCCGGCTTCAACAAGCTGGTTCTGATGAAGGCTGTGGAGGCGAAAGGGAAGGGGGACGAGAACACCCCGCCGGAAAGGGAGACGGAGGgtgcccggcttcagctggggaagcTGGTGGGATCGCTGCCCAGCTGGGCCTTGCTAGCCAATCACTTCAAGGCGGGCACAGCGGTGGGGCCTTTCCCCTACGTGCTGGAAGCGTCCCCCTCGGAGACTTCCAAGCTTCAGCAGCTGGTGGAGAAAATTGACCGCCAGGGGTCTCCGTCGTCATCTTCTTGCTCTGTTCCCGTCACGGCCGCCCAAGCTGTggctgggtcctcctcctcctcttccctgcctgCTTCTTCGGGGCCCAACCAGTGCGTGATCTGCTTGCGGGTCCTGAGCTGCCCTCGAGCCCTGCAGCTCCACTACGGGCAGCACGGAGGGGAGAGGCCTTTCAAGTGCAAGGTGTGCGGGCGGGCCTTCTCCACCCGGGGGAACCTGCGCGCTCACTTTGTGGGCCACAAAACCAGCTCGGCAGCCCGGGCCCAGAACTCTTGCCCCATCTGCCAGAAGAAGTTCACCAACGCCGTTAGCCTCCAGCAGCACGTCCGCATGCACCTGGGCGGGCAGATCCCCAATGGGGCGCTCCTCCCTGAGACCCCGACTTCGGAAGGGGCCAccttgggggaaggggagaagcagcagcaaccgcAGCAACAGGCCCCTCCGCAAGACGAGGAActgtcagaggaggaggaagaagaacccACCgacgaagactccctggaaagtgGAGGGGAGAAAGCCGAGGGGCCCTCCAGCCCGGAACAGGAAGCTCCGGGCCTCACCAAGGAAGGGGGAGAAGCGGTGCAGGCGGAAGAGGAAGACGGTGGCACCAATGCTGCCTTGCCATCGGGACCCGGAAGCCCTCAGCGGCCCATgcaggaaggggaagagaaggcggagggggaaaaggcaggagGGGCAATGCCGCaagaacaggaggaggaacagGAAACCGGCGGGGAAGGCCCATCGGAGAAGCAAGAGGGCAGTCAAGCCAAAGAGGGGCCGACGCTGGTTTGTGGGATTTGCAAGCAGGCCTTCCCCGACAGGGCCACATTGCGCAAGCATGCGCTGGCTGCCCACCACCAG GTTAATCTCAGCGGCCACGTGTGGAGCAGCAACCAGGCCCGCCGAGGGAGGCGCCTGCCCCTAGAAGGCCCCGTGCCTGTGCTGTCGGGGGGGCAGGTCAAGCTCCAGGACTTCCTGGGGCGCGACATCCCGGCCCAGCTCGTGGGGGTGGGACCCCTCTCTTTCTGGAACCAGTACACGGCCTTCCTTTCTGGAGGCCTCCCGACCAAGCCTGCTCATGGTGGGGGTAGTGGCGtcgcttcttcctcttcctcttcggcATCCAACACGGGCACCCACGGCCTCTTCGGATCCAGCGTCACCCCCGGGAAGGTGGCCCCCAGCGAGGCCAAGGAGAAGCCGCCGGTGGggtctctgctgctgcttccgccgccgcccccagccccagccccggaGGTCATCCCTGAGAACCCAGGGAAGGGGGAGAAGTAA
- the SALL2 gene encoding sal-like protein 2 isoform X1, with protein MSGSRAHGEQQQQPEEVAASGDGAAGAGGDCRMGEAAGDTGDETAPLSCPACRTNFKDPSELSAHVDSCCSEQPTCSSAAAATAATGQDHSNLSSSSSSSSVEVRPESPQSMDVESGTLLSDPTQEAALPRPPPPPPPTLPASSASVPAGHLNIPLILEELRVLQQRQLHQMQMTEQICRQVLLLGSLGQVGSPTPSSEPAPGASLPPKPPLPVFSIKTEPGRTQASSSPEVPKPAFFHLYHPFPGGARVPKAEQLLAPAFPTATGILAAQCLGTARGLEQATSPGLLRQKNGGGVGGGGGGLESRLEEKPGGRHKCRFCGKVFGSDSALQIHLRSHTGERPYKCNICGNRFTTRGNLKVHFHRHREKYPHVQMNPHPVPEHLDYVLTTSGLPYGMSVPPEKAEPGEETTPPPTAERKALSATESLTLLSGASPSAAAQALPGFNKLVLMKAVEAKGKGDENTPPERETEGARLQLGKLVGSLPSWALLANHFKAGTAVGPFPYVLEASPSETSKLQQLVEKIDRQGSPSSSSCSVPVTAAQAVAGSSSSSSLPASSGPNQCVICLRVLSCPRALQLHYGQHGGERPFKCKVCGRAFSTRGNLRAHFVGHKTSSAARAQNSCPICQKKFTNAVSLQQHVRMHLGGQIPNGALLPETPTSEGATLGEGEKQQQPQQQAPPQDEELSEEEEEEPTDEDSLESGGEKAEGPSSPEQEAPGLTKEGGEAVQAEEEDGGTNAALPSGPGSPQRPMQEGEEKAEGEKAGGAMPQEQEEEQETGGEGPSEKQEGSQAKEGPTLVCGICKQAFPDRATLRKHALAAHHQVNLSGHVWSSNQARRGRRLPLEGPVPVLSGGQVKLQDFLGRDIPAQLVGVGPLSFWNQYTAFLSGGLPTKPAHGGGSGVASSSSSSASNTGTHGLFGSSVTPGKVAPSEAKEKPPVGSLLLLPPPPPAPAPEVIPENPGKGEK; from the exons gaGATACTGGGGACGAGACAGCCCCCTTATCCTGCCCCGCCTGCCGTACCAACTTCAAGGATCCCTCCGAGTTGTCCGCTCACGTGGATTCCTGCTGCTCGGAGCAGCCCACCTGCTCCTCTGCGGCGGCAGCTACAGCCGCCACTGGTCAGGACCACTCCAAcctctcctcctcgtcctcctcttcCTCGGTGGAAGTCCGTCCCGAGAGCCCTCAGAGCATGGACGTCGAATCGGGGACGCTGCTGTCCGACCCAACCCAAGAAgcggcccttccccggccccctcccccgcctcccccaacactgcccgcctcctccgcctccgtcCCCGCCGGGCACCTCAACATCCCCCTCATCTTGGAGGAGCTCCGGGTCCTGCAGCAACGCCAGCTGCACCAAATGCAGATGACCGAGCAGATCTGCCGCCAGGTGCTGCTGCTGGGGTCCCTGGGGCAGGTGGGCTCCCCGACCCCTTCCTCCGAGCCGGCCCCGGGAGCGTCTCTTCCTCCCAAGCCCCCCTTGCCGGTCTTCTCCATCAAAACAGAGCCAGGGAGGACCCAGGCGTCCAGCTCCCCTGAGGTCCCCAAGCCTGCTTTCTTCCACCTCTACCACCCTTTCCCCGGAGGCGCCCGAGTGCCCAAGGCCGAGCAGCTCCTGGCTCCGGCCTTCCCCACAGCTACGGGCATCCTAGCCGCCCAGTGCTTGGGCACCGCCCGGGGTTTGGAGCAGGCGACGTCTCCGGGGCTCCTGCGGCAGAAGAACGGGGGAGGagtagggggaggaggaggagggttagAAAGCAGGCTGGAGGAGAAGCCCGGAGGGCGCCACAAATGCCGCTTCTGCGGCAAGGTCTTTGGCAGCGACAGCGCCCTGCAGATCCACCTGCGCTCCCATACGGGCGAGCGCCCTTACAAGTGCAACATCTGCGGCAACCGCTTCACCACCCGCGGCAACCTCAAGGTCCACTTCCACCGTCACCGGGAGAAATACCCCCACGTCCAGATGAACCCCCATCCCGTCCCCGAACACCTGGACTACGTCCTCACCACCTCGGGGCTACCTTACGGCATGTCGGTGCCCCCCGAGAAGGCCGAGCCCGGAGAGGAAACCACCCCTCCGCCCACCGCCGAACGCAAGGCCCTGAGCGCCACCGAGAGCCTCACCCTGCTGTCCGGGGCCTCGCCGTCGGCGGCAGCCCAGGCCTTGCCCGGCTTCAACAAGCTGGTTCTGATGAAGGCTGTGGAGGCGAAAGGGAAGGGGGACGAGAACACCCCGCCGGAAAGGGAGACGGAGGgtgcccggcttcagctggggaagcTGGTGGGATCGCTGCCCAGCTGGGCCTTGCTAGCCAATCACTTCAAGGCGGGCACAGCGGTGGGGCCTTTCCCCTACGTGCTGGAAGCGTCCCCCTCGGAGACTTCCAAGCTTCAGCAGCTGGTGGAGAAAATTGACCGCCAGGGGTCTCCGTCGTCATCTTCTTGCTCTGTTCCCGTCACGGCCGCCCAAGCTGTggctgggtcctcctcctcctcttccctgcctgCTTCTTCGGGGCCCAACCAGTGCGTGATCTGCTTGCGGGTCCTGAGCTGCCCTCGAGCCCTGCAGCTCCACTACGGGCAGCACGGAGGGGAGAGGCCTTTCAAGTGCAAGGTGTGCGGGCGGGCCTTCTCCACCCGGGGGAACCTGCGCGCTCACTTTGTGGGCCACAAAACCAGCTCGGCAGCCCGGGCCCAGAACTCTTGCCCCATCTGCCAGAAGAAGTTCACCAACGCCGTTAGCCTCCAGCAGCACGTCCGCATGCACCTGGGCGGGCAGATCCCCAATGGGGCGCTCCTCCCTGAGACCCCGACTTCGGAAGGGGCCAccttgggggaaggggagaagcagcagcaaccgcAGCAACAGGCCCCTCCGCAAGACGAGGAActgtcagaggaggaggaagaagaacccACCgacgaagactccctggaaagtgGAGGGGAGAAAGCCGAGGGGCCCTCCAGCCCGGAACAGGAAGCTCCGGGCCTCACCAAGGAAGGGGGAGAAGCGGTGCAGGCGGAAGAGGAAGACGGTGGCACCAATGCTGCCTTGCCATCGGGACCCGGAAGCCCTCAGCGGCCCATgcaggaaggggaagagaaggcggagggggaaaaggcaggagGGGCAATGCCGCaagaacaggaggaggaacagGAAACCGGCGGGGAAGGCCCATCGGAGAAGCAAGAGGGCAGTCAAGCCAAAGAGGGGCCGACGCTGGTTTGTGGGATTTGCAAGCAGGCCTTCCCCGACAGGGCCACATTGCGCAAGCATGCGCTGGCTGCCCACCACCAG GTTAATCTCAGCGGCCACGTGTGGAGCAGCAACCAGGCCCGCCGAGGGAGGCGCCTGCCCCTAGAAGGCCCCGTGCCTGTGCTGTCGGGGGGGCAGGTCAAGCTCCAGGACTTCCTGGGGCGCGACATCCCGGCCCAGCTCGTGGGGGTGGGACCCCTCTCTTTCTGGAACCAGTACACGGCCTTCCTTTCTGGAGGCCTCCCGACCAAGCCTGCTCATGGTGGGGGTAGTGGCGtcgcttcttcctcttcctcttcggcATCCAACACGGGCACCCACGGCCTCTTCGGATCCAGCGTCACCCCCGGGAAGGTGGCCCCCAGCGAGGCCAAGGAGAAGCCGCCGGTGGggtctctgctgctgcttccgccgccgcccccagccccagccccggaGGTCATCCCTGAGAACCCAGGGAAGGGGGAGAAGTAA